In the genome of Ostrinia nubilalis chromosome 30, ilOstNubi1.1, whole genome shotgun sequence, one region contains:
- the LOC135085944 gene encoding uncharacterized protein LOC135085944: protein MFCVQEAEHSDPFANAENDPLSNTTQSESSDEEPAAKRHKAFSNSSFDLQVYQIPAFNTPKSLSIFPSTQTSTLPKFVNNPLNLANPLSLTNTAIKNSNSIVKNLHSRYSLPAKLTITPVTTPSKNESGEVVRYKKNGEVAKKRGPPKGYKRKPKGPMFDASALLQNTALLQAHNKILTSLLAASHSSMSMASGPSVSMPPPPPPPQVKVPEGHELVEMQLDPADWFPAEPYRMVFSRKKNPKWKNFPYRCEHCFKGYRVVSTLLTHAAERHGCVPKDMAIPCPCCPHVSTRRKQHKKHLETHEGRRRRIFCLYCLPPSE from the exons aTGTTTTGCGTTCAAGAAGCCGAACATTCTGACCCCTTCGCAAACGCAGAGAACGACCCTCTCAGCAACACAACACAATCAGAGTCCAGCGATGAAGAACCAGCTGCCAAACGTCACAAAGCCTTCAGCAACTCATCCTTCGACTTACAAGTTTACCAAATCCCAGCTTTCAACACCCCAAAGTCCTTATCCATATTCCCTTCCACACAAACGTCTACGCTGCCAAAGTTCGTCAACAATCCCTTAAACTTAGCCAATCCATTATCTCTAACGAACACTGCAATCAAAAATTCCAACAGTATCGTCAAGAATCTCCACTCGAGGTATTCTTTGCCAGCGAAATTGACTATTACTCCGGTGACGACACCAAGTAAGAATGAATCGGGAGAAGTGGTCAGGTATAAGAAGAACGGAGAGGTGGCTAAGAAGAGAGGGCCTCCGAAAGGGTACAAGAGGAAACCGAAGGGCCCTATGTTTGATGCGAGCGCCCTTTTGCAGAATACGGCCTTGTTACAA GCCCACAATAAGATCCTCACGAGCCTGCTAGCTGCGTCCCATTCGTCCATGAGCATGGCGTCGGGCCCGTCGGTCTCcatgccgccgccgccgccgccgccgcaggttAAAGTGCCGGAAG GCCACGAGCTGGTAGAGATGCAGCTGGACCCGGCAGACTGGTTTCCGGCGGAGCCCTACCGCATGGTGTTCAGTCGCAAGAAGAATCCCAAGTGGAAGAACTTTCCCTACAGATGCGAGCACTGTTTTAAG GGCTACCGCGTAGTGTCAACTCTTCTCACGCACGCCGCAGAGCGCCACGGCTGCGTGCCCAAAGACATGGCCATCCCGTGTCCTTGCTGCCCGCACGTGTCCACGCGGCggaagcagcacaagaaacatTTAGAGACCCACGAGGGACGCCGCAGGAGAATATTCTGCCTCTACTGTCTGCCTCCGAGTGAGTAA